A DNA window from Chitinispirillales bacterium contains the following coding sequences:
- the nifU gene encoding Fe-S cluster assembly protein NifU, which yields MWEYTDEVRDHYLHPRNVGEIENPDGFGEVGNIKCGDALRLTFTLDENKKINDAKFKTFGCGSAIASSSVLTEMVKGLSLEEAEKITNDDIAKTLGGLPDAKMHCSVMGQDALKSAIEYYRNGKKPFVKEVKSRLICTCFNVYENDIIEKIRLNGLTSVEQVTNYTKACGGCGKCGEEISGIIKKTLAQMDEEHNHETEKPKLSKDANKKLTVFEKIEKVRKVLNETVRPGLQNDGGDCEFVDIDGNEITVKLLGHCTSCPFSQATAKEFIEKELQENAFENAIVTLG from the coding sequence ATGTGGGAATATACCGATGAAGTCCGCGACCATTATTTGCATCCGCGAAACGTAGGCGAAATTGAAAATCCCGACGGATTCGGAGAGGTAGGAAATATAAAATGCGGCGATGCGCTAAGGCTTACTTTTACTCTTGATGAAAACAAAAAAATCAATGATGCAAAATTCAAAACATTCGGCTGCGGAAGCGCGATTGCGTCATCGTCTGTGCTTACGGAAATGGTAAAAGGGCTGTCCTTGGAAGAAGCCGAAAAAATTACAAACGACGATATTGCAAAAACGCTTGGCGGTCTGCCGGACGCAAAAATGCACTGTTCGGTTATGGGACAGGACGCGCTGAAATCGGCGATTGAATATTATAGAAATGGGAAAAAACCCTTTGTGAAAGAGGTAAAATCACGGCTTATTTGTACATGTTTTAACGTATATGAAAACGATATTATCGAGAAAATTCGCTTAAACGGACTTACGAGCGTAGAGCAGGTTACAAATTATACAAAAGCGTGCGGCGGTTGCGGAAAATGCGGGGAAGAAATTTCCGGGATAATTAAGAAAACTCTTGCGCAAATGGATGAGGAACATAATCACGAAACTGAAAAACCAAAACTTTCTAAAGACGCTAATAAAAAACTTACCGTTTTTGAGAAAATAGAAAAGGTGCGCAAAGTACTTAACGAAACTGTGCGTCCTGGACTTCAAAACGACGGCGGAGACTGCGAATTTGTAGATATTGACGGGAACGAAATTACGGTGAAACTGTTGGGACATTGTACGTCTTGTCCGTTTTCACAAGCGACAGCGAAAGAATTTATTGAAAAAGAGTTGCAGGAAAACGCTTTCGAAAATGCGATTGTAACGCTGGGATAG
- a CDS encoding tetratricopeptide repeat protein yields MTDAISDKIVDAAQKICDKDYKNAMSILVDVIDEDPNCALAYNYLGIIAWEESRWEDSYGLFKEAATLDKGNEDAINNLIDSAFKLHKIEDIIPIVETAAQENPQSEELTGIYKTLSDKTNDIYKCDRALHIGWYNPLIEAGDNFAQSGNYDEARRKYIEAFDTSGPSAEAYNGLGIIQFNAKEYREAFLLFFESIKMNPTNIDTFLNLFDSAKNCGEEETALQIYETLAAEYSHLKRLKEEAQSLNKN; encoded by the coding sequence ATGACAGACGCTATTTCTGATAAAATTGTGGACGCGGCGCAAAAGATTTGTGACAAAGATTACAAAAATGCGATGTCTATTCTCGTTGATGTAATTGATGAGGACCCTAATTGTGCGCTTGCTTACAATTATTTGGGAATTATCGCTTGGGAAGAAAGCCGTTGGGAAGATTCTTACGGATTATTCAAAGAAGCGGCAACGCTTGACAAAGGAAACGAAGACGCTATAAACAATCTTATTGATTCTGCATTTAAGTTGCATAAAATTGAAGATATTATTCCTATAGTAGAAACGGCGGCGCAGGAAAATCCGCAAAGCGAAGAATTAACCGGAATTTACAAAACGCTTTCCGACAAAACCAACGACATTTATAAATGCGATCGCGCCTTGCATATCGGTTGGTACAACCCGTTAATCGAAGCGGGCGATAATTTTGCTCAAAGCGGTAATTATGACGAAGCGCGAAGAAAATATATTGAAGCGTTTGACACCTCTGGACCGTCGGCAGAGGCGTATAACGGATTAGGAATTATACAGTTTAACGCTAAAGAATATCGTGAGGCGTTTTTACTGTTTTTCGAGTCGATAAAAATGAATCCCACTAACATTGATACCTTTTTGAATTTATTTGACAGCGCAAAAAATTGCGGAGAAGAAGAAACCGCTTTACAAATATACGAAACGCTTGCGGCGGAGTACTCTCACCTTAAGCGGTTAAAAGAAGAAGCGCAAAGTTTGAATAAAAATTAA